The following coding sequences are from one Pelecanus crispus isolate bPelCri1 chromosome 15, bPelCri1.pri, whole genome shotgun sequence window:
- the ECE1 gene encoding endothelin-converting enzyme 1 isoform X2: MSTYKRATLDDEDPLDSIGEGDGYPNGFQVNFRGSRSSPGCWAERTRAEKQLVVLVGVLAAVLAACLLGLIFQYRRPPAVCLSEACISVTSSILSSLDRAVNPCEDFFSYACGGWIKANPLPDGHSRWGTFNNLWEHNQAIMKHLLENTTANVSSEAERKAQRYYQACMNESKIEELRAAPLMELIQKLGGWNITGHWAGDNFNVTLREVTAHYRTSPFFSVYVSADSKNSNSNVIQVDQSGLGLPSRDYYLNKTENEKVLAGYLNYMVQLGMFLGGTDEESTRQQMQQILDFETALANITIPQEKHRDEEVIYHKMTAGDLKELAPAVDWMPFLSTVFYPVELNESEPVVVYAKEYLEQVSDLILATDKCLLNNYMIWNLVRKTSPFLDQRFQDAEEKFMEVMYGTKKTCLPRWKFCISDTDNNLGFALGAMFVKATFAEDSKQVAEEMIAEIKTAFEESLETLQWMDEETRKAAKEKADAIYNMIGYPKFIMDPKELDKVFNDYEAVPDLYFENVMQFYNFSARVTADQLRKPPNRDQWSMTPPTVNAYYSPTKNEIVFPAGILQAPFYTRASPKSLNFGGIGVVVGHELTHAFDDQGREYDKDGNLRPWWKNSSVEAFKRQTACMVEQYSNYTVNGEAINGKHTLGENIADNGGLKAAYRAYQNWLKKNGDEETLPTLGLNNHQLFFVGFAQVWCSVRTPESSHEGLITDPHSPSRFRVIGTVSNSREFAEHFSCPLGSPMNPPKKCEVW; the protein is encoded by the exons ATGTCGACCTACAAGCGGGCGACGCTGGATGATGAAGACCCCCTGGACTCCATCGGCGAAGGTGATGGGTACCCCAACGGCTTCCAG GTGAACTTCCGCGGCTCGAGGAGCAGCCCGGGGTGCTGGGCTGAGCGGACACGCGCCGAGAAGCAGCTCGTGGTGCTGGTGGGGGTGCTGGCGGCTGTGCTGGCCGCATGTCTGCTGGGTCTCATCTTCCAGTACAGAA GGCCACCTGCAGTATGCCTGTCGGAAGCCTGCATCTCCGTCACCAGCTCCATCCTCAGCTCGCTAGACCGGGCGGTGAATCCCTGCGAGGACTTTTTCAGCTACGCTTGTGGGGGCTGGATCAAGGCCAACCCTCTCCCCGATGGCCACTCGCGCTGGGGCACCTTCAACAACCTCTGGGAGCACAACCAGGCCATCATGAAGCATCTGCTGG AAAACACCACGGCCAACGTGTCGAGCGAGGCGGAGCGCAAGGCGCAGCGTTATTACCAAGCCTGCATGAACGAGAGCAAGATCGAGGAGCTGCGCGCCGCCCCGCTTATGGAGCTCATCCAAAAG CTGGGCGGCTGGAACATCACGGGTCACTGGGCAGGGGACAACTTCAACGTGACGCTGCGGGAGGTGACGGCGCATTACCGCACTTCGCCCTTCTTCTCCGTCTACGTCAGCGCCGACTCCAAAAACTCCAACAGCAACGTCATCCAGGTGGATCAGTCGGGGTTAGGCCTGCCATCGCGAGATTACTACCTGAACAAGACGGAGAATGAGAAG GTGCTCGCCGGGTACCTGAACTACATGGTGCAGCTGGGGATGTTCCTGGGGGGCACCGATGAGGAGTCGACACGGCAGCAGATGCAGCAGATCTTGGACTTCGAGACGGCGTTGGCCAACATCACCATCCCGCAGGAGAAGCACCGGGACGAGGAGGTCATCTACCATAAAATGACAGCTGGAGACCTGAAG GAGCTGGCGCCGGCCGTGGACTGGATGCCCTTCCTCTCCACAGTCTTCTACCCCGTGGAGCTCAACGAGTCTGAGCCTGTCGTGGTCTACGCCAAGGAGTACCTGGAGCAGGTCTCCGACCTCATCCTGGCCACCGATAAATG TCTCCTCAACAACTACATGATCTGGAACCTGGTGCGGAAAACCAGCCCCTTCCTTGACCAGCGCTTCCAGGATGCTGAGGAAAAATTCATGGAAGTGATGTATGGGACGAAGAAG ACTTGCCTCCCCCGCTGGAAATTTTGCATCAGCGACACAGACAACAACCTGGGCTTCGCCCTGGGGGCTATGTTCGTCAAGGCCACCTTCGCCGAGGACAGCAAGCAGGTG GCAGAGGAAATGATCGCGGAGATTAAAACAGCCTTCGAGGAAAGCCTGGAGACCCTGCAGTGGATGGACGAGGAGACGAGGAAAGCGGCCAAAGAGAAG GCAGATGCCATCTACAACATGATCGGCTACCCCAAGTTCATCATGGACCCCAAGGAGCTGGATAAAGTCTTTAATGAT TACGAGGCCGTACCCGACCTCTATTTCGAGAACGTCATGCAGTTTTACAACTTCTCAGCCAGGGTCACTGCCGACCAGCTCCGGAAACCACCGAACCGGGACCA GTGGAGTATGACACCTCCGACGGTCAATGCCTACTATTCTCCCACCAAGAATGAGATCGTCTTCCCCGCTGGCATCCTCCAGGCCCCTTTTTACACCCGTGCATCTCCCAA GTCGCTGAATTTTGGTGGGATTGGCGTGGTGGTGGGCCATGAGTTGACGCATGCCTTCGATGACCAAG GCCGGGAATACGACAAGGACGGCAACCTGCGTCCCTGGTGGAAGAACTCTTCGGTGGAAGCCTTCAAACGTCAGACAGCGTGCATGGTGGAGCAGTATAGCAACTACACGGTCAACGGCGAGGCCATCAACGGCAAGCACACCCTCGGAGAGAACATCGCCGACAACGGGGGCCTCAAGGCCGCCTACCGG GCATATCAAAACTGGCTGAAAAAGAATGGGGATGAGGAAACCCTCCCGACCCTTGGCCTCAACAACCACCAGCTCTTCTTCGTTGGCTTTGCCCAG GTGTGGTGTTCAGTTCGCACGCCGGAGAGCTCGCACGAGGGACTCATCACCGACCCGCACAGTCCCTCGCGTTTCCGTGTCATCGGCACAGTCTCCAACTCCCGGGAGTTTGCGGAGCATTTCAGCTGCCCCCTTGGCTCCCCCATGAATCCCCCCAAGAAGTGCGAAGTCTGGTGA
- the ECE1 gene encoding endothelin-converting enzyme 1 isoform X1, whose product MSTYKRATLDDEDPLDSIGEGDGYPNGFQVNFRGSRSSPGCWAERTRAEKQLVVLVGVLAAVLAACLLGLIFQYRSRPPAVCLSEACISVTSSILSSLDRAVNPCEDFFSYACGGWIKANPLPDGHSRWGTFNNLWEHNQAIMKHLLENTTANVSSEAERKAQRYYQACMNESKIEELRAAPLMELIQKLGGWNITGHWAGDNFNVTLREVTAHYRTSPFFSVYVSADSKNSNSNVIQVDQSGLGLPSRDYYLNKTENEKVLAGYLNYMVQLGMFLGGTDEESTRQQMQQILDFETALANITIPQEKHRDEEVIYHKMTAGDLKELAPAVDWMPFLSTVFYPVELNESEPVVVYAKEYLEQVSDLILATDKCLLNNYMIWNLVRKTSPFLDQRFQDAEEKFMEVMYGTKKTCLPRWKFCISDTDNNLGFALGAMFVKATFAEDSKQVAEEMIAEIKTAFEESLETLQWMDEETRKAAKEKADAIYNMIGYPKFIMDPKELDKVFNDYEAVPDLYFENVMQFYNFSARVTADQLRKPPNRDQWSMTPPTVNAYYSPTKNEIVFPAGILQAPFYTRASPKSLNFGGIGVVVGHELTHAFDDQGREYDKDGNLRPWWKNSSVEAFKRQTACMVEQYSNYTVNGEAINGKHTLGENIADNGGLKAAYRAYQNWLKKNGDEETLPTLGLNNHQLFFVGFAQVWCSVRTPESSHEGLITDPHSPSRFRVIGTVSNSREFAEHFSCPLGSPMNPPKKCEVW is encoded by the exons ATGTCGACCTACAAGCGGGCGACGCTGGATGATGAAGACCCCCTGGACTCCATCGGCGAAGGTGATGGGTACCCCAACGGCTTCCAG GTGAACTTCCGCGGCTCGAGGAGCAGCCCGGGGTGCTGGGCTGAGCGGACACGCGCCGAGAAGCAGCTCGTGGTGCTGGTGGGGGTGCTGGCGGCTGTGCTGGCCGCATGTCTGCTGGGTCTCATCTTCCAGTACAGAAGCC GGCCACCTGCAGTATGCCTGTCGGAAGCCTGCATCTCCGTCACCAGCTCCATCCTCAGCTCGCTAGACCGGGCGGTGAATCCCTGCGAGGACTTTTTCAGCTACGCTTGTGGGGGCTGGATCAAGGCCAACCCTCTCCCCGATGGCCACTCGCGCTGGGGCACCTTCAACAACCTCTGGGAGCACAACCAGGCCATCATGAAGCATCTGCTGG AAAACACCACGGCCAACGTGTCGAGCGAGGCGGAGCGCAAGGCGCAGCGTTATTACCAAGCCTGCATGAACGAGAGCAAGATCGAGGAGCTGCGCGCCGCCCCGCTTATGGAGCTCATCCAAAAG CTGGGCGGCTGGAACATCACGGGTCACTGGGCAGGGGACAACTTCAACGTGACGCTGCGGGAGGTGACGGCGCATTACCGCACTTCGCCCTTCTTCTCCGTCTACGTCAGCGCCGACTCCAAAAACTCCAACAGCAACGTCATCCAGGTGGATCAGTCGGGGTTAGGCCTGCCATCGCGAGATTACTACCTGAACAAGACGGAGAATGAGAAG GTGCTCGCCGGGTACCTGAACTACATGGTGCAGCTGGGGATGTTCCTGGGGGGCACCGATGAGGAGTCGACACGGCAGCAGATGCAGCAGATCTTGGACTTCGAGACGGCGTTGGCCAACATCACCATCCCGCAGGAGAAGCACCGGGACGAGGAGGTCATCTACCATAAAATGACAGCTGGAGACCTGAAG GAGCTGGCGCCGGCCGTGGACTGGATGCCCTTCCTCTCCACAGTCTTCTACCCCGTGGAGCTCAACGAGTCTGAGCCTGTCGTGGTCTACGCCAAGGAGTACCTGGAGCAGGTCTCCGACCTCATCCTGGCCACCGATAAATG TCTCCTCAACAACTACATGATCTGGAACCTGGTGCGGAAAACCAGCCCCTTCCTTGACCAGCGCTTCCAGGATGCTGAGGAAAAATTCATGGAAGTGATGTATGGGACGAAGAAG ACTTGCCTCCCCCGCTGGAAATTTTGCATCAGCGACACAGACAACAACCTGGGCTTCGCCCTGGGGGCTATGTTCGTCAAGGCCACCTTCGCCGAGGACAGCAAGCAGGTG GCAGAGGAAATGATCGCGGAGATTAAAACAGCCTTCGAGGAAAGCCTGGAGACCCTGCAGTGGATGGACGAGGAGACGAGGAAAGCGGCCAAAGAGAAG GCAGATGCCATCTACAACATGATCGGCTACCCCAAGTTCATCATGGACCCCAAGGAGCTGGATAAAGTCTTTAATGAT TACGAGGCCGTACCCGACCTCTATTTCGAGAACGTCATGCAGTTTTACAACTTCTCAGCCAGGGTCACTGCCGACCAGCTCCGGAAACCACCGAACCGGGACCA GTGGAGTATGACACCTCCGACGGTCAATGCCTACTATTCTCCCACCAAGAATGAGATCGTCTTCCCCGCTGGCATCCTCCAGGCCCCTTTTTACACCCGTGCATCTCCCAA GTCGCTGAATTTTGGTGGGATTGGCGTGGTGGTGGGCCATGAGTTGACGCATGCCTTCGATGACCAAG GCCGGGAATACGACAAGGACGGCAACCTGCGTCCCTGGTGGAAGAACTCTTCGGTGGAAGCCTTCAAACGTCAGACAGCGTGCATGGTGGAGCAGTATAGCAACTACACGGTCAACGGCGAGGCCATCAACGGCAAGCACACCCTCGGAGAGAACATCGCCGACAACGGGGGCCTCAAGGCCGCCTACCGG GCATATCAAAACTGGCTGAAAAAGAATGGGGATGAGGAAACCCTCCCGACCCTTGGCCTCAACAACCACCAGCTCTTCTTCGTTGGCTTTGCCCAG GTGTGGTGTTCAGTTCGCACGCCGGAGAGCTCGCACGAGGGACTCATCACCGACCCGCACAGTCCCTCGCGTTTCCGTGTCATCGGCACAGTCTCCAACTCCCGGGAGTTTGCGGAGCATTTCAGCTGCCCCCTTGGCTCCCCCATGAATCCCCCCAAGAAGTGCGAAGTCTGGTGA